ACCGGCGGCGCGGCCCTGATCGGCGCCCTCTCGTTGTATAGCGGTGGTGGCGGTGCATTCTTCGGAACCTTTGGGCTGTTCGGGCTCGCCGCCGTCGTTGCTGCCTCGGTTTACCTGGCGGACGTACGGCCGGCCGTTAAGGACGCGGGCAGGGGCGGCAGCCGCAACACGGGGCCCTACGGCCCCTGGTGAATTAGCCGGGGTGAATCAGCCGGCGCCTCCGCCGGCCAGGGGTGCCACGGCATCCCAGTCCACGGTGAGCTCCCCGAGCCGCCACCGCGAAGGCCCGTCCTGGACTGGCCAGCCCGTGTCCCGCAGGCTCCTGCACATGCCTTGCCAGCGCTGCCTGTTCCCGAAGGACGCCAGCGGCGCGCACTCAAGCCAGGCCCGGTCCATGGCCTGCAAGAGCGCGTGCACCGGTTCGCCCGGGACATTGCGGTGAATCAGTGCCTTGGGCAGCCTTTCGGCAACGTCCGAGGGAAGGACGAAGCTGCCGAACCTGACGGAGATGCTCAGGAACAGCGGCCGCTCCGCATCCAGTGCCACCCACGTCACCCGCCGCCCGATCTCGTCGCAGGTGCCATCGATGAAAAGGCCGCCGGGAGCCAGCCGGTCCTGCACCAGTCGCCAGATTCCGGCCACGTCCGCTTCCTCGTACTGCCGCAGGACGTTGAACGCGCGCACCAGGACCGGC
The Arthrobacter sp. PGP41 genome window above contains:
- a CDS encoding DUF2516 family protein, which translates into the protein MDVELVIIQPVEKALFFILALVALGLELWAVADCARHRANAFEATGKRTKAFWLALTGGAALIGALSLYSGGGGAFFGTFGLFGLAAVVAASVYLADVRPAVKDAGRGGSRNTGPYGPW
- a CDS encoding class I SAM-dependent methyltransferase, which encodes MVQKAERVTAPQILGRNTGRPGRPVGNVTRGTTNPNRMRRVDRWLTGPQAWRLRNAADPLVVDLGYGAAPATAVELYERLSAVRRDVRVFGIEIEPERVRAAIPLERPGLSFRVGGFELPVPGQPVLVRAFNVLRQYEEADVAGIWRLVQDRLAPGGLFIDGTCDEIGRRVTWVALDAERPLFLSISVRFGSFVLPSDVAERLPKALIHRNVPGEPVHALLQAMDRAWLECAPLASFGNRQRWQGMCRSLRDTGWPVQDGPSRWRLGELTVDWDAVAPLAGGGAG